TTGAACTGCATGAATACGTTGTTCCAGATCTCGATCACCTGCGGATGGTCGTTGTTCACGAGGTCTTTTCCGGGAACGGCGGCCTTTTCAGCGTCCGTCCGGCAGTCGACGTGGATTTCGGTGCAGGGGCCGCAGGGACCGGTGTCGCCCATCTCCCAGAAGTTATCTTTCTTATTGCCCATGAGGATGCGGTCCTCCGGGATATGGCGCTTCCAGAATTCCAGGGCTTCCGAATCAGGCGGCAGGTTTTCGGAGGCGTCGCCCTCGAAAACGGTCACGTACAGGCGGTCTTTCGGAAGTTTGTACACTTCCGTCAGCAGCTCCCAGCTCCAGGCGATGGCTTCTTCCTTGAAATAATCCCCAAAGCTCCAGTTCCCCAGCATCTCGAACATGGTGTGGTGGTAGGTGTCGATCCCTACCTCTTCCAGGTCGTTATGCTTCCCGCTCACGCGGAGGCACTTCTGGGTGTCCGCCACACGGGGCCATTGCGCCGGCTTGTTGCCGAGGAAAATGTCTTTGAACTGGTTCATCCCCGCGTTGGTGAACAGCAGGGTGGGGTCGTTTTTCACTACGATGGGCGCCGAAGGGACGATGTGGTGCCCCTTGGAGGCGAAAAAATCCAGGAACTGTTGCCTGATCTGGGCTGCGGTCATAAAATATTAGTCGGTATTAATATCTGATTTTATAGTTATAATTGCATCCGTCCTGAAATTGGTGTTAATTTGTTCAAAAGGTTGACGTTTTAGCCTATTTCGCTTAGGTTTGCGGACCCACGGCAAAAACCCTTTCAATTTTTAACGCAAAGTGGAATGCGGTGCAAAAATATCGAAATAATCATAACTAGCTAATCGCCATTTTCCGGGGAAAAACCGGGCCTGGTCAGGCTCATAATAAATTTTAACGGGGGGCGTTCTATGGTTCGCTGCTATCAACCCTTACTGGTGCATGAAGAAAGTCAAATATTTTTATAATACTCAAACGCTGAAATACGAAAAGCTCGTAGTGTCCGTCAAGGTAAAAATCCTGCGGATCCTCGGCTTTCTGTCGGCCGCCATCGTGACCGGCATTCTGTTCCTCACCGTTTCCTACCGCTTCCTGGATTCCCCCAAAGAAACCATGCTCCGCCGCGATCTCGACAATATGCAGGAAGAATACGGCAACCTGCAAGAACAGGTGAAGGAACTCAAATCCCAGCTGGGCGAACTCCAGCACCGCGACAACGAAATATACCGCGTCATCTTCGAAGCCGCCCCCATCCCTGATAGCGTGAGGGCCGGGCAAGACGAGAAAACGAAGGAAAACCTGGCGCTCGCCGCCAAACCCGAAAGCGAGATCATCGCCGCTACGCGCAAAATGCTGGGCGAAATCGCCTCCCGCGTGGCCCTCCAGGAAAAATCATACCTCCAGATCGAAGATCTTATCAAGAACAAACAAAAAATGCTCGCGTCTATCCCGGCCATACAGCCGGTGGCGAACAAAGACCTGGACCGGATCGCTTCCGGATTCGGTTACCGCATCGACCCTATCTATAAAACCGTAAAATTCCACTCCGGCCTCGACTTCACCGCACCTTCCGGCACGCCTATCTACGCCACGGGTGACGGTGTCATCGAAGACGCCAGTCTCAGCGACGTAGGCTACGGCAACCATGTGGTCGTGAACCACGGATATGGTTACAAATCACTTTACGGCCACATGGTGCGCATCAAAGCCAAACGCGGCCAGTCCGTCAAACGCGGCGATGTGCTCGGATGGGTGGGCAGCACCGGTAAATCTACCGGTCCGCACTGCCATTACGAAGTGATGAAAAACGGTGTGAAAGTGGATCCTGTCTACTTCTTTTATAATGATCTTACGCCCGAGGAGTTCGACCGTATGTTGAAGATCGCCCGCTCCGGCAACCAGTCTTTCGATTAATGGAATGATTATTGAAGGAAATGGCGGTTCAGTTCATGGGATGGATTCCGTAATATTGTATCCGTAATCTTTTTCATTATCAATTAGTTTCGGTTATGATGCAGCAATCTGGACTTATTCGGCCTCCCGCCGCAGCCCCAGACCGTAAAACAGCCAGCGCCCGGCGAGCCCGGGTTGGAAAACGGCGCCCCTCCGGCGCCGGGAGCACCGCTTCCCGCAGGCGAAACTCCGGTTAAAGGCAAAAAACGGGGGCGTAAAAGTCTCAAAGAGCTGTCCGGCGATCCGCATGTCATCCAGGAACTGGAAAAACTGACCCTCGACAAACAGTACTATTCCATCAGCGAAGTAGCGGGCATGTTCCGCGTCAATACCTCGCTCATCCGCTACTGGGAAAATGAGTTCGATATCCTCCAGCCGAAAAAAACCGGAAAGGAGACCGCCTCTTCAGACAAGAAGATATCCAGCACCTCAAACTCATCTACCACCTCCTGCGCGAAAGGAAGTACACCATCGAAGGCGCCAAACAAAAGCTCCGGGAAGATAAACGCATCGCTTCCCGCAACTTCGAAATGGTGAAATCCCTCGAAAAAGTGAGGTCGTTCTTAACGGAGTTAAAAGATCAATTATAAAATATAGGACATTATGCGTTTACAAACAGTTTTACTGGGATGCGGATTGTTGCTGTCAACCGTGACCATGGCCCAGAGTCAGCCGCTCAAAGGCAAGTTCGATATGAAGCAGCTCGTCAACGATTCTTCCTACGCCTGGTTCCATACCGGTATCAACCGCTACAACGCCAACGCCACCATGGTGAATTATATCAAGTCCAATAAGGACAAAATCCAGCTGGTGGCCCTGGTAAACCCTTCCGAAGAAGCCAGCCGCACGCTGCTTTCCGAATTCTATAAAGTGATGATCCTGGCCAGCGTTCCCGAAGAAAGCATCCACATGTACGCGGTAGACGGTTCCGGCGCCACCGGCGATGCCAAAGCCGATGGTTACAAAGTGAAGAAATTCCCCGCCATCATCGTGGTGCGCGACGGGAAAGAGGCCGGACGTATCTCCGGCGCAGCGCAGAACAAGGTGGAAGACGACCTGGCGCAGATTCTGATGAAGATGAACGCGAAATAAGTATTTTCATATAACGAAAATCCCCCCATGGCCTGACCATGGGGGGATTTTTTATTTGCAGCCCGACGTATCAGGCGGCGCCGGCTTCTTTGGTGGCCAGGCGGACGTTATGTTTTTCCAGGATGGCGAGCATCTCCAGGTTCACACGCTCGCGCAGTTCCAGGTACGGACTGCCTTCGAGGATGTTGGTCATGTAGATGATCTGCAGCATGAGGGAATCTTTTCCAAAATCGTGCAGGTTCACGTTGAAGCCCGCTTCCACTTCGCGTTGCTTGCCGAGGTAAGCCTGAATGTCTTTCACTACGGCGAGTACGGAGCCAGGGGGCGTATCGCCCGACAGCTCCAGCTTCTGTGCCACGCGCTGCTGCGTGCGGAGCGAAAGGTTATCCAGCACGCTGTCTACCATCTTTTTATTCGGCACGGTCACGAATGTTTTCTCCAGCGTACGGATGCGCGTGCTGCGCAGCCCGATCTTTTCCACCGTTCCCGTAAAATTGTCAACTTTAACGCTGTCGCCTACACGGAAAGGTTTGTCGGAGAAGATGATGAACGACCCGATGAGGTTCTCAATGCTTTCCTTTGCGGCGAGTGCGAGGGCGGCCGCACCGATGCCAAGGCCCGCCACCAGCTTATTGACCAGCTCTTTTCCGAAAAGGATGTTAATGAGGATCATGGCCCCGATGATGTACACGATGGCTTTGAAGAAATCGCGGAAGAAGATGACGAACTGGTCGTCGGTTTTATCACTGGTGAGGCCGGCTTTTTGTTCGAGGATGAGCGCGAAGAAATCGATCAGGCGCAGCAGGATCATGATGAAAGTCATGCTCAGCACGATCTTCAGCACAAATGCCAGGAGCATTTTCATCGTAAAAGGCTCCACCGCGCGATTGAATATCACGATGTTCAACGCTTCGGGGAACACGAGGTGGTTGCTGGCCATGATTACGGCCGTCATCAGCAGGAAATATTCGATCGGTTTCAGCAGCAGCGCTACAAAAGCCTGTTGCTGGATGCCGGGCGACCAGTGGCGGATGAGTTTGTAAAAGCCTGCGGCCAGGCTTTTGGAAAGGTACCGCCGGATGAGGAAAATGAAAAAGATGATGCCCGCCACGATGAGGTAGTTGCGGACGGAATTTTCGAGGAAATGTTGGTTCAGGAATTCGTTCATAACGGTGCAAATCTACACAATAAGCGATTGCATGTTGAGTAACCTGGCTTCGTTATTTACGATCTGTACAATGCCGGGGGATTTTCCTTTTTCGAAGCTGCCCAAGCGGTCTGCTATCCCGAGTGCTTCGGCGCCGTTGATGGTAGCCCATTGCAACAGGGTTTCCAGCGGGATGGCAGGGAACTTGTCGCGGAGGGTGGCGATTTCGCTCCAGATGCAAAGCTGGTGGTTGGATGCGAGGCTGTCTGTCCCCAGTGTAATGTTAACGCCGGGCGTGTCCATGAGCATGGGCACATCGGGCAACATGCCTTCGATGTAGAGGTTCGCGTTGGGGCAGAGGCACCAGTAAGTATCGCCGGTGCGGGAAAGCGCGGCTTCCACGTCGGTCCGGATGGTGAAAGTATTATGGACGAGTAGTACGGTTTGCGCTTTGTCGAAATACCCGATGTAAGCGGGCAGGCTGTTGGCGCCGGCGCCCCCGATGCTGGAAGCGTCCATGTTGAAATGGCGGTAAAAATCCAGGAACGGACCGGTTTTGTGCCGGAACAGTTCGTTTTCTGCCTGGGATTCCTGGTTGTGGATGGAAATGAAATCGTTATGCTGGAGGCCGTTGATGAGGCGGAACAGGGTCGGAGAAACGGAATAGGGGGCGTGGGGGACGAGGTTGGCGGGGAGGCGGTGCTGGCGGAATTGGGCCAGTACAGACAGGGAGTGTTCCAGGCGCTGGGGGGCGAACTGGTCGGATACGCCCATGCATTCCACGAAAGTCCGCCATTCGAGGTGTGGGGCCGTCCGGATTTTGACGGCTGCGGTGGCGGCGGTGTTGGCGATATCGCCGACAGCTACGATGCCGCGTATGCGCATGTCTTCAGCGGCGGAGTCGATCGCTGAAGCGAGGACTTCCGCGGCGGGGGGCTGCCTGTTTTCCATGACGGCCGTCAGGAAAGCGGGGAGGCCGGTGCCGGGGGGGATCACGCCTTTCATGTGCGACAGTTCAAGATGACAATGCGTATTGATGAAACCGGGGCTGAGGATACCCTCCACCGTGATAAAATCCTCCCCGACCCAGGAGAGCGGAACGAGCGCCGAAACCGTGGCGTTATCGTCCAGCACCAACGCCCGGTCGGGGCCGTGAAACTTTCTTCCGTCAAATATATCGTCTGCTGTAATCTTGATCATAAGGGTGAATTTAGGGAATGTTCGCCGGAAGCGCTCCCTTCCCGCGTTTAAAATAACCGGCAAAAACGTAATTTTGCAACCCGAACCGGCAAGGCAGGCAGGGATAATAATGGCGTATTAACGCCAAACCCGCGCCGAAATTGCTGATAATTAATCCGGATAACCGAATATGATAGATAAACTCGACGCCATTAAAGGCCGGTACGAACAAGTTTCCCTGGCGCTGACCAACCCCGAAGTGGTAAGCGATAACAAACAATTCAGCAAGCTGAGTAAAGAATACCGCCAGCTCGAAAAGATCGTAAAGGCCTACGACGCTTACCGCAAACTGCTGGAAGCCATCGCATTCAACCGCGAAGTACTCGACAGCGGCGACGAGGAAATGCGCGAACTGGCCAAGGAAGAAACCGAAGGCCTGGCGGAACAAAAGGAGCAGATGGAGGCCGATATCCGGAACCTCCTGATTCCGAAAGACCCGCAGGACGAGAAGAACGCCATCCTCGAGATCCGTGGCGGTACCGGGGGCGACGAAGCTGCCCTTTTCGCCGGCGATCTCCTCCGCATGTACCTCCGGTATTGCGAGGTAAAAGGCTGGAAAACGTCTATCATGAACGAAAACGCCGGTGGCGCGGGCGGCTACAAGGAAGTAGTCGTGGAAGTTTCCGGCGATGATGTTTACGGTACCCTCAAATTCGAATCCGGCGTTCACCGCGTACAACGTGTGCCCGCCACTGAGGCCTCCGGCCGTGTACACACCTCCGCCGCCACCGTGGCCGTATTGCCCGAAGCGGAAGAAGTGGACGTGGAAATCCGGGATGCCGATATTAAAATGGACACCTTCCGCTCTTCCGGCGCGGGTGGCCAGCACGTAAATAAAACGGAATCCGCCGTGCGCCTCACCCACGTTCCCACCGGCGTGGTGGTGGAATGCCAGGAAGGCCGCAGCCAGCACTCTAACCGCGATATCGCCATGCGCATGCTCCGGACCCGCATTTACGAAGCGGCCGTGCGCAAGCATGAAGATGCCATCGCCTCCCAACGGAAATCCCTGGTTTCAACGGGTGACCGTTCCGCGAAAATCCGCACGTACAATTTCCCGCAGGGCCGCGTGACCGATCACCGCATCGGCATGACCGTCTATAACCTCGACGCGTTCATGAACGGCGACATCGATGAAATGGTACAGGCTCTGCAGTTCGCGGAAAACGCAGAAAAAATGAAGACCGGCGACCAGTTGGGCATGTAATCACCCGGCTGCCTTCCCCCGGCAAAGGCATTTTCCTTTCGCAACAATTTGCGGAAGGGAAATGTTATTAATCCTGCACACTTCCTGAATCTATCGGGTTACAATATTTATCCACCCTAAACTTCACAAAATGTTAGATCAATTAGTCCAACTGGTCCGCGAAAATGCGCAGGAAACAGTGGTTGCCAACCCTGCCGTCCCCAACGAACAAAACGATGCCGTGATCGGCGAAGCCACTCCATCGCAGACGGCCTGCAATCCGCCCTGGCAAGCGGCAACGTGAAGGAAGTAATGAGCCTTTTCAATGGCAGCAGTGCTCCGGATGGCGCCAATCCGTTGGTGAACGGCATCCAGGGTAACTTCATCAAAAACCTGATGGACAAATTCAACCTCAACAGTGGCGCGGCAGCTTCGCTCGCAGGATCGCTCATCCCTTCCGTGCTGGGCTCCCTCGTGAAGAAAACCAACGACCCCGGCGACAGCTCTTTTTCCCTCGACAGCATCA
Above is a genomic segment from Chitinophaga pollutisoli containing:
- a CDS encoding amidohydrolase family protein translates to MIKITADDIFDGRKFHGPDRALVLDDNATVSALVPLSWVGEDFITVEGILSPGFINTHCHLELSHMKGVIPPGTGLPAFLTAVMENRQPPAAEVLASAIDSAAEDMRIRGIVAVGDIANTAATAAVKIRTAPHLEWRTFVECMGVSDQFAPQRLEHSLSVLAQFRQHRLPANLVPHAPYSVSPTLFRLINGLQHNDFISIHNQESQAENELFRHKTGPFLDFYRHFNMDASSIGGAGANSLPAYIGYFDKAQTVLLVHNTFTIRTDVEAALSRTGDTYWCLCPNANLYIEGMLPDVPMLMDTPGVNITLGTDSLASNHQLCIWSEIATLRDKFPAIPLETLLQWATINGAEALGIADRLGSFEKGKSPGIVQIVNNEARLLNMQSLIV
- a CDS encoding M23 family metallopeptidase, with the protein product MKKVKYFYNTQTLKYEKLVVSVKVKILRILGFLSAAIVTGILFLTVSYRFLDSPKETMLRRDLDNMQEEYGNLQEQVKELKSQLGELQHRDNEIYRVIFEAAPIPDSVRAGQDEKTKENLALAAKPESEIIAATRKMLGEIASRVALQEKSYLQIEDLIKNKQKMLASIPAIQPVANKDLDRIASGFGYRIDPIYKTVKFHSGLDFTAPSGTPIYATGDGVIEDASLSDVGYGNHVVVNHGYGYKSLYGHMVRIKAKRGQSVKRGDVLGWVGSTGKSTGPHCHYEVMKNGVKVDPVYFFYNDLTPEEFDRMLKIARSGNQSFD
- a CDS encoding mechanosensitive ion channel domain-containing protein, translating into MNEFLNQHFLENSVRNYLIVAGIIFFIFLIRRYLSKSLAAGFYKLIRHWSPGIQQQAFVALLLKPIEYFLLMTAVIMASNHLVFPEALNIVIFNRAVEPFTMKMLLAFVLKIVLSMTFIMILLRLIDFFALILEQKAGLTSDKTDDQFVIFFRDFFKAIVYIIGAMILINILFGKELVNKLVAGLGIGAAALALAAKESIENLIGSFIIFSDKPFRVGDSVKVDNFTGTVEKIGLRSTRIRTLEKTFVTVPNKKMVDSVLDNLSLRTQQRVAQKLELSGDTPPGSVLAVVKDIQAYLGKQREVEAGFNVNLHDFGKDSLMLQIIYMTNILEGSPYLELRERVNLEMLAILEKHNVRLATKEAGAA
- the prfA gene encoding peptide chain release factor 1, producing the protein MIDKLDAIKGRYEQVSLALTNPEVVSDNKQFSKLSKEYRQLEKIVKAYDAYRKLLEAIAFNREVLDSGDEEMRELAKEETEGLAEQKEQMEADIRNLLIPKDPQDEKNAILEIRGGTGGDEAALFAGDLLRMYLRYCEVKGWKTSIMNENAGGAGGYKEVVVEVSGDDVYGTLKFESGVHRVQRVPATEASGRVHTSAATVAVLPEAEEVDVEIRDADIKMDTFRSSGAGGQHVNKTESAVRLTHVPTGVVVECQEGRSQHSNRDIAMRMLRTRIYEAAVRKHEDAIASQRKSLVSTGDRSAKIRTYNFPQGRVTDHRIGMTVYNLDAFMNGDIDEMVQALQFAENAEKMKTGDQLGM